Proteins found in one Gordonia sp. PDNC005 genomic segment:
- the recN gene encoding DNA repair protein RecN has product MLEELSITSLGVVESASAEFHPGFTALTGETGAGKTMIVTSLRLLSGGRADAGRVRTGDDRAVVEGRFRLPGEHTTTISELLDETGADVDDDNTVIASRTVNADGRSRARLGGRSVPVGTLGALTGELLAIHGQNDQLRLIRGDQQRAALDRYAGDAVAKTLAKYRQTRDKWVKVLDELDRLRADSREMAQEADRLRFGLEEIDAVKPVPGEDTELVEIIRRLTDLEDIRGAASQAQGIVAGDSGSVVDALGTVRSLLESAADQALRDLRPRIEEALAVVGDIGDELTGFLAGLPDDAADLDALLTRQAELKSLTRKYAADVDGVLEWQEQARRRLTEIDDPQARIDELEASSRTIRDEVAALAAKLHGQRSKAAKSLAAKVSGELAGLAMGGSELAVVVSLRPADDPRLAIDVNGTPAHAGGHGADVVEFGLVAHKGAAPLPIAKSASGGELSRVMLALEVVLAEPDSGSVMVFDEVDAGVGGAAAVQIGARLARLARRHQVIVVTHLPQVAAFADNHLLIGKEGGGSAGRQRSTLTTLDRGARVSELARMLAGLGDSDTGRAHAEELLQTAEAARAEH; this is encoded by the coding sequence GTGCTCGAAGAACTGTCGATCACAAGCCTCGGCGTGGTGGAGTCGGCGTCTGCCGAGTTCCATCCCGGGTTCACCGCGCTCACCGGTGAGACCGGAGCGGGCAAGACGATGATCGTGACCAGCCTCCGGCTGCTGTCCGGAGGGCGGGCCGACGCCGGGCGCGTTCGCACCGGCGACGACCGGGCCGTCGTCGAAGGACGCTTTCGTCTGCCAGGCGAGCACACCACGACGATCTCCGAACTCCTCGATGAGACCGGTGCCGACGTCGACGACGACAACACCGTGATCGCGTCCAGGACCGTGAACGCCGACGGGCGGTCACGTGCGCGGCTGGGCGGCCGCAGCGTACCGGTAGGCACCCTCGGTGCCCTGACCGGGGAACTCCTCGCGATTCACGGCCAGAACGATCAACTCCGGTTGATCCGCGGTGACCAACAGCGGGCCGCGCTCGACCGTTACGCGGGTGACGCCGTGGCGAAGACGTTGGCGAAGTACCGGCAGACCCGCGACAAGTGGGTCAAGGTTCTCGACGAACTCGATCGACTGCGAGCCGATTCACGGGAGATGGCCCAGGAAGCGGACCGTCTGCGGTTCGGTCTCGAAGAGATCGACGCCGTGAAACCTGTGCCGGGTGAGGACACGGAGCTCGTTGAGATCATTCGACGGCTCACCGACCTGGAGGACATCCGCGGTGCCGCATCGCAGGCGCAGGGGATCGTGGCGGGTGACTCCGGTTCGGTGGTCGACGCACTCGGTACCGTTCGGTCACTGCTGGAGTCGGCCGCCGATCAAGCGTTGCGTGACCTGCGTCCACGGATTGAAGAGGCACTGGCCGTAGTCGGCGACATCGGCGACGAACTGACCGGCTTCCTCGCCGGACTGCCGGACGACGCCGCCGATCTCGATGCGCTCCTGACCAGACAGGCCGAGCTCAAATCTCTCACTCGCAAGTACGCGGCCGACGTCGACGGTGTGCTCGAGTGGCAGGAGCAGGCGCGCCGCCGCCTCACTGAAATCGACGATCCGCAGGCGCGGATCGACGAACTGGAAGCGTCGTCGCGCACCATTCGTGACGAGGTCGCCGCTCTGGCGGCCAAGCTGCACGGCCAGCGATCGAAAGCGGCGAAGTCGTTGGCGGCCAAGGTGTCCGGTGAGTTGGCCGGACTGGCGATGGGCGGAAGTGAACTCGCCGTCGTCGTCTCGCTGCGCCCCGCAGACGATCCCCGCCTCGCCATCGACGTCAACGGGACACCGGCTCACGCGGGCGGTCACGGGGCTGATGTCGTCGAATTCGGATTGGTGGCGCACAAGGGGGCCGCACCCCTGCCGATCGCGAAGTCGGCCTCCGGCGGTGAACTCTCTCGCGTGATGCTTGCGCTGGAAGTGGTTCTGGCCGAGCCTGATTCGGGATCTGTGATGGTCTTCGACGAGGTCGATGCCGGGGTGGGCGGCGCTGCCGCGGTCCAGATCGGTGCTCGCCTCGCACGTCTCGCGCGGCGGCATCAGGTGATCGTGGTGACGCACTTGCCGCAGGTGGCGGCCTTTGCCGACAACCATCTGCTGATCGGCAAGGAAGGCGGCGGTTCCGCCGGACGGCAACGGTCGACCTTGACCACGCTCGATCGTGGTGCCCGTGTCTCCGAACTGGCCAGAATGCTTGCGGGTCTTGGTGATTCAGACACCGGCCGGGCCCACGCCGAAGAGCTTCTGCAGACCGCGGAGGCCGCCCGCGCGGAACACTGA
- a CDS encoding NAD kinase, with protein sequence MSDRTFMVVAHSGRDAVTTTLTTIARRCADAGVAVRLVDHDLHNSGHPDQTAAADPIDPEVLRRTGADVEVTDPVSASAAGCELVIVLGGDGTFLRAAELAYPSSVPLMGINLGHIGFLAEAESHRVDEVLDMLISGRYRVEDRMVLDVTVSDPGATAPRSRTWALNEVVIQNKAKSGVLELVTEVDGRPVSAFGADGLLVATPTGSTAYAFSAGGPVMWPDLEAILVVPSNAHALFARPMVTSPRSRVAVEIHRGGRDGVALCDGRRAIDVPAGSRIEVVRAPRSLRWVRIDSEPFADRLVTKFSLPVTGWRGRS encoded by the coding sequence ATGTCCGACCGCACCTTCATGGTGGTGGCGCACTCCGGTCGCGACGCAGTCACGACCACCCTGACCACGATCGCGCGGCGATGCGCCGATGCTGGCGTCGCGGTGCGTCTGGTCGACCACGACCTGCACAACTCGGGTCACCCGGACCAGACGGCCGCCGCCGATCCCATCGATCCCGAGGTGTTGCGCCGCACCGGGGCCGACGTCGAAGTGACCGATCCGGTATCCGCGTCTGCGGCCGGTTGTGAACTAGTGATAGTCCTCGGCGGTGACGGCACATTCCTCCGCGCCGCCGAGCTCGCCTACCCATCGTCGGTGCCGCTGATGGGCATCAATCTCGGACACATCGGGTTCCTCGCCGAGGCGGAGTCACACCGCGTCGACGAAGTGCTCGACATGCTGATCTCCGGACGTTACCGCGTTGAAGACCGGATGGTGCTCGACGTCACGGTGAGCGATCCGGGAGCGACGGCGCCGCGAAGCCGTACGTGGGCGCTGAACGAGGTGGTGATCCAGAACAAGGCGAAGAGCGGAGTCCTCGAACTCGTCACCGAAGTCGACGGCAGACCAGTCTCGGCGTTCGGTGCCGACGGTCTGCTCGTTGCGACGCCGACCGGTTCCACTGCGTACGCGTTCTCGGCGGGCGGTCCCGTCATGTGGCCGGACCTGGAGGCGATCCTCGTGGTTCCCAGCAACGCACATGCGCTGTTCGCACGGCCGATGGTCACCTCCCCGCGATCCCGTGTCGCGGTCGAGATCCACCGTGGCGGTCGTGACGGGGTTGCACTCTGCGACGGCAGACGCGCCATCGACGTCCCCGCGGGCTCGCGGATCGAAGTCGTGCGCGCTCCGCGATCCCTCCGCTGGGTCCGGATCGACTCGGAACCGTTCGCCGACCGACTCGTCACGAAGTTCTCGCTGCCCGTCACGGGTTGGCGGGGAAGGAGCTGA
- a CDS encoding TlyA family RNA methyltransferase: MAARARLDAELVRRGLARSREQARELIDAGKVKVNGTVASKAATNVARDTPVLVTEPDTDDWASRGAHKLLGALEAFEPRGVSVAGRRCLDAGASTGGFTDVLLRRGAREVEAVDVGYGQLVWKLQTDERVHVHDRTNVRTITADSIGGEVDLIVGDLSFISLRLVLPALAACLAVGGDALPMVKPQFEVGKERVGSGGVVRDPALRAEVVADVARTARTLGLTTLGVVASPLPGPSGNVEYFLWLRKTDTAKTSTGPADTVEVPPIDDDVWQMIVQAVADGPE; this comes from the coding sequence ATGGCGGCCCGTGCGCGCCTCGATGCCGAGCTCGTCCGCCGCGGTCTCGCCCGGTCACGTGAGCAGGCCCGCGAACTGATCGATGCAGGCAAGGTGAAAGTCAACGGAACCGTGGCCTCCAAGGCCGCGACCAACGTCGCACGAGACACACCGGTGCTCGTCACCGAACCGGACACCGACGACTGGGCGTCTCGTGGAGCGCACAAGCTGCTCGGTGCCCTTGAGGCGTTCGAACCGCGGGGAGTCTCCGTCGCTGGAAGGCGCTGCCTGGATGCGGGAGCCTCCACCGGCGGCTTCACCGACGTGCTCCTACGTCGGGGAGCCCGAGAGGTCGAAGCCGTCGACGTCGGCTACGGCCAGCTCGTGTGGAAGCTGCAGACCGACGAGCGCGTACACGTCCACGATCGCACCAACGTCCGAACGATCACAGCAGACTCGATCGGGGGAGAGGTCGACCTGATCGTCGGTGACCTCTCGTTCATCTCACTACGCCTCGTGCTGCCCGCGCTTGCGGCGTGTCTCGCCGTCGGAGGGGATGCACTCCCGATGGTGAAGCCGCAGTTCGAGGTCGGCAAGGAGCGGGTCGGCTCCGGAGGAGTCGTCCGGGACCCGGCGCTCCGCGCAGAAGTGGTCGCGGACGTCGCCCGGACAGCACGGACGCTCGGACTCACCACCCTCGGTGTGGTCGCCAGCCCGCTGCCGGGACCGTCCGGCAACGTCGAGTACTTCTTGTGGCTGCGGAAGACGGACACGGCGAAAACGTCGACGGGGCCTGCGGATACCGTTGAGGTGCCGCCGATCGACGACGACGTGTGGCAGATGATCGTCCAGGCCGTCGCCGACGGTCCGGAATGA